Proteins encoded by one window of Kribbella italica:
- the ald gene encoding alanine dehydrogenase encodes MKVGVPKEVKNHEYRVAITPAGVHEFVRNGHEVLIEQGAGSGSLLPDEEFVAAGARIVPAADDVWGEAELVLKVKEPVAEEYHRMRRDQVLFTYLHLAASPETTTALTRSGITGIAYETVQLPDGSLPLLAPMSEVAGRLAPQAGSYHLMANGGGRGVLMGGVSGVHSARVVVIGAGVAGMNAAAIALGMQAEVQLFDRNIARLRDADRTYQGHLHTVASNAYEIERAVLNADLVIGAVLVTGAKAPKLVSNELVSRMKPGSVLVDIAIDQGGCFEDSHPTTHADPVYKVHNSLFYCVANMPGAVPNTSTYALTNVTLPYAVELANLGWREALKNDHSLALGLNTFDGHVTYGPVAEAHDLDQLKLDEVLV; translated from the coding sequence GTGAAGGTCGGAGTTCCGAAGGAAGTCAAGAACCACGAGTACCGGGTGGCGATCACCCCGGCCGGGGTGCACGAGTTCGTGCGCAACGGGCACGAGGTTCTGATCGAGCAGGGAGCCGGATCCGGTTCGTTGCTGCCGGACGAGGAGTTCGTCGCGGCCGGGGCACGGATCGTGCCGGCCGCCGACGACGTGTGGGGCGAGGCCGAGCTGGTCCTCAAGGTCAAGGAGCCGGTCGCCGAGGAGTACCACCGGATGCGCCGCGACCAGGTGCTGTTCACCTACCTGCACCTGGCCGCCAGCCCCGAGACCACCACGGCGCTGACCCGCTCGGGCATCACCGGGATCGCGTACGAGACCGTCCAGCTCCCGGACGGCTCGCTGCCGCTGCTCGCCCCGATGAGCGAGGTCGCGGGCCGGCTCGCGCCGCAGGCCGGGTCGTACCACCTGATGGCCAACGGCGGCGGCCGCGGCGTATTGATGGGTGGTGTCTCCGGCGTGCACTCGGCCCGGGTCGTCGTCATCGGCGCCGGCGTGGCCGGGATGAACGCGGCGGCGATCGCGCTCGGCATGCAGGCCGAGGTGCAGCTGTTCGACCGCAACATCGCGCGGCTGCGGGACGCCGACCGGACCTACCAGGGCCACCTGCACACGGTCGCGTCGAACGCGTACGAGATCGAGCGCGCGGTGCTCAACGCCGACCTGGTCATCGGCGCGGTGCTGGTCACCGGCGCCAAGGCGCCGAAGCTGGTCAGCAACGAGCTGGTCTCGCGGATGAAGCCGGGCAGCGTGCTCGTCGACATCGCGATCGACCAGGGCGGCTGCTTCGAGGACTCGCACCCGACCACGCACGCCGACCCGGTCTACAAGGTGCACAACTCGCTGTTCTACTGCGTGGCCAACATGCCGGGCGCGGTGCCGAACACCTCGACGTACGCGCTCACCAACGTGACGCTGCCGTACGCCGTGGAGCTGGCGAACCTCGGCTGGCGGGAGGCGCTGAAGAACGACCACAGCCTCGCGCTCGGCCTGAACACCTTCGACGGCCACGTCACCTACGGCCCGGTCGCCGAGGCGCACGACCTCGACCAGCTCAAGCTCGACGAGGTCCTTGTCTGA
- a CDS encoding dihydrofolate reductase family protein, translated as MRTLTYYVGASLDGFIADPDGGLGAFPISPEVVDHIAGEYPETLPGQAREQLGLSGPGRHFDTVVQGRGSYALALDAGVTSPYPHLKQYVVTSTLRIEDPDVTVIPSDPVGAIRALKQQDGGGIYLAGGGNLAGQLLGEIDELIVKVYPVVLGGGIPLFGTGFSPTSLTSSTHRLLADGTAVLSYQL; from the coding sequence ATGCGCACACTGACCTACTACGTCGGCGCCTCGCTCGACGGGTTCATCGCGGATCCCGACGGCGGGCTCGGGGCGTTCCCGATCTCGCCGGAAGTCGTCGACCACATCGCGGGGGAGTACCCGGAGACGCTGCCCGGGCAGGCGCGCGAGCAGCTCGGCCTGAGCGGCCCCGGCCGGCACTTCGACACCGTCGTCCAGGGCCGCGGCAGCTACGCGCTCGCCCTCGACGCCGGCGTCACCAGCCCGTACCCGCACCTCAAGCAGTACGTCGTGACGTCGACGCTGCGGATCGAGGACCCGGACGTGACGGTGATCCCGTCCGACCCGGTCGGCGCGATCCGCGCGCTGAAGCAGCAGGACGGCGGCGGCATCTACCTCGCCGGCGGCGGCAACCTGGCCGGCCAGCTGCTCGGCGAGATCGACGAACTGATCGTCAAGGTCTACCCGGTCGTCCTCGGCGGTGGCATCCCGCTCTTCGGGACCGGGTTCTCGCCGACGAGCCTCACTTCGAGCACTCATCGGCTGCTCGCCGACGGCACCGCCGTACTGAGCTACCAGCTGTGA
- the xerD gene encoding site-specific tyrosine recombinase XerD translates to MRDIGRAVSAYLDHLTVERGLAANTLASYRRDLRRYDEYLAGADITALGRISEAVVGDFLMRLREGDADHPPLTASSAGRTVVAVRGFHKFCLREGLTPTDPAAAVKPPVPPQRLPKALSVDEVTRILTAAAGAEAEPAVLATRDAALLEFLYGTGARISEAVGLDVDEVDLESGQVLLRGKGSKERVVPVGSYARDALSAYQVRGRPELVARGRGTHALFLNARGGRLSRQSAWTVLRRATQRAGISKEISPHTLRHSFATHLLDGGADVRVVQELLGHASVTTTQVYTLVTVDKLREVYATSHPRALSS, encoded by the coding sequence ATGAGAGACATCGGGAGGGCGGTCAGCGCCTACCTCGACCATCTGACGGTCGAGCGCGGACTGGCCGCCAACACCCTGGCGTCGTACCGGCGGGACCTGCGCCGGTACGACGAGTACCTGGCCGGCGCGGACATCACCGCGCTCGGCCGGATCTCCGAGGCGGTGGTCGGCGACTTCCTGATGCGGTTGCGGGAGGGCGACGCCGACCATCCGCCGCTGACCGCGTCCAGTGCGGGACGCACGGTCGTCGCGGTCCGCGGGTTCCACAAGTTCTGCCTGCGTGAAGGGCTCACCCCGACCGATCCGGCCGCCGCGGTGAAACCGCCGGTCCCGCCGCAACGGTTGCCGAAGGCGCTGTCCGTCGACGAGGTGACCCGGATCCTGACCGCGGCCGCCGGGGCCGAAGCCGAGCCCGCGGTGCTCGCGACGCGGGACGCGGCGTTGCTGGAGTTCCTGTACGGGACCGGCGCGCGGATCTCGGAGGCGGTCGGGCTCGACGTCGACGAGGTCGATCTCGAGTCGGGGCAGGTGCTGCTGCGGGGCAAGGGCAGCAAGGAGCGCGTCGTACCGGTCGGGTCCTACGCGCGGGACGCGTTGTCGGCGTACCAGGTCCGCGGGCGGCCGGAGCTGGTGGCACGTGGTCGTGGGACGCATGCGCTGTTCCTCAACGCGCGCGGTGGGCGGTTGTCGCGGCAGAGCGCATGGACGGTCCTGCGGAGGGCGACGCAGCGGGCGGGGATCAGCAAGGAGATCTCGCCGCACACGCTGCGGCACTCGTTCGCCACGCACCTGCTCGACGGCGGCGCCGACGTACGGGTCGTGCAGGAGTTGCTCGGGCACGCGTCGGTGACGACGACGCAGGTCTACACGCTGGTGACTGTGGACAAGCTGCGCGAGGTGTACGCGACGTCGCACCCGCGCGCGTTGTCGAGCTGA
- a CDS encoding AAA family ATPase, translating into MNESTFPGTQHHDQHQYVTPSTEPMSPAPESSTEPSTEPSTTPQESPATADQQRPIIPNNYAEMPRPTAKLTAEDMAPVNDPHGPRHKIGPTGRPLPDLPEVLPPTRRGPAQVIAMCNQKGGVGKTTTTINLGAAIAETGRKVLLIDFDPQGSASIGLGVQPHDLDLSVYNLLMQRDIRPDEVIQATKVENLDLLPANIDLSAAEVQLVQEVAREYTLQRVLEPIIPHYDVILIDCAPSLGLLTVNALTASHGIVVPLECEFFALRGLAMLTDTIGKVQDRLNPKLEIVGILGTMFDGRTTHAREVLDRVVQAFDERVFHTVIRRTVKFPETTVVGEPITTYAPSSQAATQYRDLAKEVLARCPAG; encoded by the coding sequence ATGAACGAGTCGACATTCCCGGGCACCCAGCACCACGACCAGCACCAGTACGTGACGCCGTCGACGGAACCGATGTCGCCGGCGCCGGAATCGAGCACCGAACCGAGCACCGAACCGAGCACGACGCCGCAGGAGTCGCCGGCCACCGCCGACCAGCAGCGTCCGATCATCCCGAACAACTATGCGGAGATGCCCCGGCCGACGGCCAAGCTCACCGCGGAGGACATGGCACCTGTGAATGACCCGCACGGCCCGAGGCACAAGATCGGGCCGACCGGACGGCCGCTTCCCGATCTGCCGGAGGTGCTGCCGCCGACCCGTCGCGGGCCGGCCCAGGTGATCGCGATGTGCAACCAGAAGGGTGGCGTCGGCAAGACCACGACGACCATCAACCTGGGCGCCGCGATCGCCGAGACCGGGCGCAAGGTGCTGCTGATCGACTTCGACCCGCAGGGCTCGGCCTCGATCGGGCTCGGTGTGCAGCCGCACGACCTGGACCTGTCGGTCTACAACCTGCTGATGCAGCGCGACATCCGGCCCGACGAGGTCATCCAGGCCACCAAGGTCGAGAACCTCGACCTGCTGCCGGCCAACATCGACCTGTCCGCGGCCGAGGTCCAGCTGGTCCAGGAGGTCGCCCGGGAGTACACGCTGCAGCGCGTGCTCGAGCCGATCATCCCGCACTACGACGTGATCCTGATCGACTGCGCGCCCTCGCTCGGCCTGCTCACCGTCAACGCGCTGACCGCGTCGCACGGCATCGTCGTACCGCTGGAGTGCGAGTTCTTCGCGCTGCGCGGCCTGGCCATGCTGACCGACACGATCGGCAAGGTGCAGGACCGGCTCAACCCGAAGCTGGAGATCGTCGGCATTCTCGGCACCATGTTCGACGGGCGGACCACGCACGCCCGGGAAGTGCTCGACCGGGTCGTCCAGGCCTTCGACGAGCGCGTCTTCCACACCGTCATCCGGCGTACGGTGAAGTTCCCCGAGACCACGGTCGTCGGCGAGCCGATCACCACCTACGCTCCCTCGTCCCAAGCGGCTACGCAGTACCGCGACCTTGCCAAGGAGGTGCTGGCGCGTTGTCCCGCCGGGTGA
- a CDS encoding segregation and condensation protein A, producing MADTSTDLPLDLPTDRPDGESSGKGFSVHLVNFEGPFDLLLQLISKHKLDITEISLSKVTDEFIAYIKALGSEWDLDQTSEFLLIASTLLDLKAARLLPQGDVEDAEDLALLEARDLLFARLLQYRAFKQIAALIQQRVAEEGLRFPRAVGMEPRYAELLPEVLLGVSPDEFAALAAAAMAPKNLIPEGVSLAHLHSPAVTVREQAAIIIERLRLQRTTTFRTLVSDSPDTVTTVCRFLALLELFREAAVTFEQVTPLGELTIRWTGTDEGEIAVGDEFDEVTPAESAEGEAPEVTDDHITAFIAEGESLTEDEPEDVAPTEEAPTETAGQ from the coding sequence ATGGCCGACACCTCGACGGACCTGCCGCTCGACCTGCCGACCGATCGGCCCGACGGCGAGTCGTCCGGCAAGGGCTTCAGCGTCCACCTGGTCAACTTCGAGGGGCCGTTCGACCTGCTGCTGCAGCTGATCAGCAAGCACAAGCTCGACATCACCGAGATCTCGCTGTCGAAGGTCACCGACGAGTTCATCGCCTACATCAAGGCGCTCGGCTCGGAGTGGGACCTCGACCAGACCTCGGAGTTCCTGCTGATCGCGTCGACGCTGCTCGACCTGAAGGCGGCGCGGCTGCTGCCGCAGGGCGACGTCGAGGACGCCGAGGACCTGGCGCTGCTCGAGGCGCGCGACCTGCTGTTCGCGCGGCTGCTGCAGTACCGGGCGTTCAAGCAGATCGCCGCGCTGATCCAGCAGCGGGTTGCCGAGGAGGGGCTGCGGTTCCCGCGCGCGGTGGGGATGGAACCTCGGTACGCCGAGCTGCTGCCGGAGGTCCTGCTCGGGGTCAGTCCTGACGAGTTCGCCGCGCTGGCCGCTGCCGCGATGGCGCCGAAGAACCTCATTCCCGAGGGCGTCTCGCTGGCGCACCTGCACTCGCCGGCCGTGACGGTGCGCGAGCAGGCGGCGATCATCATCGAGCGGCTGCGGCTGCAGCGCACGACGACGTTCCGGACGCTGGTGTCGGACTCGCCGGACACGGTGACGACGGTGTGCCGGTTCTTGGCGTTGCTGGAGCTGTTCCGGGAGGCGGCGGTGACGTTCGAGCAGGTGACGCCGCTGGGGGAGCTGACGATTCGCTGGACCGGGACCGACGAGGGCGAGATCGCCGTGGGCGACGAGTTCGACGAGGTGACGCCGGCGGAGTCGGCCGAGGGTGAGGCGCCCGAGGTGACCGACGACCACATCACCGCGTTCATCGCCGAGGGCGAGTCGCTCACCGAGGACGAGCCCGAAGACGTTGCGCCCACCGAAGAAGCCCCGACCGAGACGGCAGGCCAGTGA
- the scpB gene encoding SMC-Scp complex subunit ScpB: MSTTETQADQHDEAESESAAADERAADDAAQVPATDERAADDAAQVPATDERAADDAAQVPATDSGADPTEESGADGADYLGSDEDTEPAAAGDSSADPDGDPVQVPATDSGADPAEELLLQLEEEPAAGEVVIDDVTMRRALEAILMVTDEPLPALVLARAVGRPVGDVTGALKELAGEYTEQGRGFDLREVGGGWRYYTRPAEAQYVEKFVLDGQQARLTQAALETLAVVAYKQPVSRARVSAIRGVNVDGVMRTLISRGLVEDAGADTESQATLYRTSSYFLERMGMQSLDDLPELAPYLPEMDDMEEELAAQSTATAEDLGTEGTGTPDAATPPEAVGTPGPAEAVTSDVGAAGIDGDLSTTGDPQLDLEHEEPELEPAEELEAGGDTELDQEEADPAEIPETGGDSEDGTGDDAADDSDDDGVEIVVPEDDDDDDDEDDLVDDDSDDEDDDHLESAEELTEERTAGDVGDTEPAQYRVRSDD; the protein is encoded by the coding sequence GTGAGCACCACGGAGACGCAGGCGGACCAGCACGACGAGGCGGAATCCGAGTCGGCCGCTGCCGACGAGCGTGCGGCCGACGACGCCGCCCAGGTACCGGCCACCGACGAGCGTGCGGCCGACGACGCCGCCCAGGTACCGGCCACCGACGAGCGTGCGGCCGACGACGCCGCCCAAGTACCGGCCACCGACTCGGGGGCGGATCCTACTGAGGAGTCCGGTGCTGACGGGGCGGACTACTTGGGATCGGACGAGGACACCGAGCCGGCTGCTGCGGGCGACTCGTCTGCTGACCCGGACGGCGACCCGGTTCAAGTACCGGCCACCGACTCGGGGGCGGATCCTGCTGAGGAGTTGTTGCTGCAGCTCGAGGAAGAGCCGGCCGCGGGGGAGGTGGTGATCGACGACGTCACCATGCGGCGGGCGCTGGAAGCGATCCTGATGGTGACCGACGAGCCCTTGCCTGCTTTGGTTCTGGCGCGGGCCGTCGGACGCCCGGTCGGCGACGTGACCGGGGCGCTGAAGGAGCTGGCGGGGGAGTACACCGAGCAGGGCCGCGGGTTCGACCTGCGGGAGGTCGGCGGTGGCTGGCGGTACTACACGCGGCCCGCGGAAGCGCAGTACGTGGAGAAGTTCGTGCTCGACGGGCAGCAGGCGCGGTTGACGCAGGCGGCGCTGGAGACGCTGGCGGTGGTCGCGTACAAGCAGCCCGTCAGCCGGGCGCGCGTGTCGGCGATCCGCGGCGTCAACGTCGACGGCGTGATGCGGACGCTGATCAGCCGCGGTCTGGTCGAGGACGCCGGCGCGGACACCGAGTCCCAGGCCACCTTGTACCGGACCAGCTCTTATTTTCTGGAGCGAATGGGTATGCAGAGTCTGGACGACCTGCCGGAACTCGCCCCTTACCTGCCGGAGATGGACGACATGGAAGAAGAGCTCGCCGCCCAGAGCACCGCGACCGCCGAAGACCTCGGCACCGAAGGCACCGGTACGCCGGACGCCGCGACCCCGCCGGAGGCCGTCGGCACGCCTGGCCCTGCGGAGGCGGTGACCTCCGACGTGGGGGCCGCGGGGATCGACGGGGACCTGAGCACCACCGGTGATCCCCAGCTCGATCTCGAGCACGAGGAGCCGGAGCTGGAGCCGGCCGAGGAGCTGGAGGCCGGTGGCGACACCGAGCTCGACCAGGAAGAGGCCGACCCCGCCGAGATCCCCGAGACCGGCGGCGACTCCGAGGACGGCACCGGCGACGACGCGGCCGACGACTCCGACGACGACGGCGTGGAGATCGTCGTCCCCGAGGACGACGACGATGACGACGACGAGGACGACCTGGTCGACGACGACAGCGACGACGAGGACGACGATCACCTGGAGTCGGCCGAGGAGCTGACCGAGGAGCGAACGGCAGGCGATGTCGGCGACACCGAGCCTGCGCAGTACCGTGTCCGTAGTGATGACTGA
- a CDS encoding response regulator transcription factor, with product MPHILVVEDDADVRAALLRALRAHGYATSTTPTGLAGLAELTAGGPDLVLLDLGLPDVDGGEILRMARAVSKVPVIVVTARDEEPLMVRTLHDGADDYLVKPFSPEQLHARIQAVLRRSGAPNRPRELSVGGLTVELGGRVARLDGSVLDLTPREFDLLAYLAERPGQVVTRRQLIVDVWQLAYGGAEKTVDVHLSWLRRKLGETAREPRYLRSVRGVGVCLTAPETS from the coding sequence ATGCCGCACATCCTGGTCGTCGAGGACGATGCCGACGTCCGGGCCGCGCTGCTCCGCGCGTTGCGGGCCCACGGGTACGCGACCAGTACGACGCCGACCGGGCTGGCCGGCCTGGCCGAGCTCACCGCCGGCGGACCGGACCTGGTCCTGCTCGACCTCGGCCTGCCGGACGTCGACGGCGGCGAGATCCTCCGGATGGCCCGCGCGGTCAGCAAGGTCCCGGTGATCGTCGTCACCGCCCGGGACGAGGAGCCGTTGATGGTCCGGACCCTGCACGACGGCGCCGACGACTACCTGGTGAAGCCGTTCAGCCCGGAGCAGCTGCACGCCCGGATCCAGGCCGTCCTGCGGCGCAGCGGCGCCCCGAACCGGCCCCGCGAGCTCTCGGTCGGCGGCCTGACGGTCGAGCTGGGCGGCCGGGTCGCCCGGCTGGACGGGTCCGTGCTCGACCTGACCCCTCGCGAGTTCGACCTGCTCGCCTACCTCGCCGAACGCCCCGGCCAGGTGGTGACGCGGCGGCAGCTGATCGTCGACGTCTGGCAGCTCGCGTACGGCGGCGCCGAGAAGACGGTCGACGTCCATCTGTCGTGGCTGCGCCGCAAGCTCGGCGAAACCGCCCGGGAGCCGCGCTACCTGCGCAGCGTCCGCGGCGTCGGCGTCTGCCTGACCGCCCCCGAGACCAGCTGA
- a CDS encoding sensor histidine kinase, with translation MRRRIAELVAVTTLLVLVLALVPVGLLLRSEAAANATANALLRAQSTADLVAGLGSASVQPDDRTTVFRPDGTSAGAVTPRSASVQLAERDGASFVAETAGGREVLVPVQSLTDGTSVVRVFIPSSELRAGVARSWLLLALGGLALFATSMLAADALGRRVVRPIASLAGTASRLSEGDLTARVTPAGPPEVRQVGAELNRLALRIDELLTTARTESADLAHRLRTPLTALRLDVGGVRDPEENARLATGVDRITAEIDEMIRTARRPVRAGGAVRSDLAAVARERLHFWSALADDAGRRLTGDLADGPIPVRIGADDLAALFDVLLDNAFRHTPEGTEIRVGVDANRHAWVEDAGPGLPPDGTPGSPGSTGIGLDIARRTALAAGGSLQLTASPLGGLRATFDAAEP, from the coding sequence ATGCGCCGCCGGATCGCTGAGTTGGTCGCGGTCACGACGCTGCTCGTTCTGGTGCTCGCCCTCGTACCGGTCGGGCTGCTGCTGCGTTCCGAGGCCGCGGCCAACGCCACCGCGAACGCCTTGCTGCGCGCGCAGTCCACCGCCGACCTCGTCGCCGGGTTGGGATCGGCGTCGGTGCAGCCCGACGACCGCACCACCGTGTTCCGGCCCGACGGGACCAGCGCGGGCGCGGTCACGCCGAGATCGGCTTCGGTGCAGCTGGCCGAACGCGACGGAGCCTCCTTCGTCGCGGAGACCGCCGGCGGCCGGGAGGTGCTGGTCCCGGTCCAGTCGCTCACCGACGGGACCTCCGTGGTGCGCGTCTTCATTCCGAGCTCGGAGCTGCGGGCCGGTGTCGCCCGGAGCTGGCTGCTGCTGGCACTGGGCGGTCTGGCGTTGTTCGCGACGAGCATGCTGGCGGCGGACGCGCTCGGCCGTCGGGTGGTCAGGCCGATCGCGAGCCTGGCCGGGACCGCCAGCCGGCTCAGCGAGGGAGACCTGACCGCCCGGGTCACTCCGGCCGGGCCGCCCGAGGTCCGGCAGGTCGGCGCCGAGCTGAACCGGCTCGCGCTGCGCATCGACGAGCTGCTCACCACCGCGCGGACGGAGAGCGCGGATCTGGCCCACCGGCTCCGGACGCCGTTGACCGCGTTGCGGCTCGACGTCGGCGGGGTCCGCGATCCCGAGGAGAACGCCCGCCTCGCCACCGGCGTGGACCGGATCACGGCCGAGATCGACGAGATGATCCGGACCGCCCGCCGGCCGGTGCGAGCCGGAGGCGCGGTGCGCAGCGACCTGGCCGCGGTGGCCCGCGAACGGCTGCACTTCTGGTCGGCGCTGGCCGACGACGCCGGCCGCCGCCTGACCGGCGACCTCGCGGACGGGCCGATCCCGGTGCGGATCGGCGCGGACGACCTGGCCGCGCTGTTCGACGTACTGCTGGACAACGCGTTCCGGCACACACCCGAGGGCACCGAGATCCGGGTCGGGGTCGACGCGAACCGCCACGCCTGGGTCGAGGACGCCGGCCCAGGCCTGCCACCGGACGGCACCCCTGGATCGCCCGGCAGCACCGGCATCGGGCTCGACATCGCCCGCCGGACAGCACTCGCCGCCGGCGGCTCCCTCCAGCTCACCGCGTCTCCCCTGGGCGGCCTCCGAGCCACCTTCGACGCCGCGGAACCGTGA
- a CDS encoding pseudouridine synthase — protein MTEDNGIRLQKALAQAGVASRRNAELLIEQGRVEVDGSVVTEFGTRVDPAVSVIRVDGERIPPTSAHAYLVLNKPRGVVTTMADPQGRPCIADYVQDRDERLFHIGRLDTDTEGLLLLTNHGEFAHRLAHPSYEVSKTYVAEVDGNVKPVVLRRLLDGVHLDDGEARADTVKVTAEIKNRTLVQITLHEGRNRIVRRMFDAVGHPVKRLTRTAIGPVRRGNLHTGELRELDPKELGQLLDLVDL, from the coding sequence ATGACTGAAGACAACGGGATCCGGCTGCAGAAGGCCCTCGCACAGGCGGGCGTGGCGAGCCGGCGGAACGCCGAGCTGCTGATCGAGCAGGGCCGCGTCGAGGTGGACGGCTCGGTCGTCACCGAGTTCGGCACCCGGGTCGACCCCGCGGTCTCGGTGATCCGGGTCGACGGCGAGCGGATCCCGCCGACCAGCGCGCACGCGTACCTGGTGCTGAACAAGCCCCGCGGCGTCGTCACCACGATGGCCGACCCGCAGGGCCGGCCGTGCATCGCCGACTACGTGCAGGACCGCGACGAGCGGCTGTTCCACATCGGCCGGCTCGACACCGACACCGAGGGCCTCCTGCTGCTCACCAATCACGGTGAGTTCGCGCACCGGCTCGCGCACCCGTCGTACGAGGTCAGCAAGACGTACGTCGCCGAGGTCGACGGCAACGTCAAGCCCGTCGTCCTGCGCCGGCTGCTCGACGGCGTCCACCTCGACGACGGCGAGGCCCGCGCCGACACCGTGAAGGTGACCGCCGAGATCAAGAACCGCACGCTGGTCCAGATCACCCTGCACGAAGGCCGCAACCGCATCGTCCGCCGCATGTTCGACGCGGTCGGCCACCCGGTCAAACGCCTCACCCGAACGGCGATCGGCCCGGTCCGCCGCGGCAACCTCCACACCGGCGAACTCCGCGAACTCGACCCCAAGGAACTCGGCCAACTCCTCGACCTCGTCGACCTCTGA
- a CDS encoding low temperature requirement protein A, translating to MWGFAIVVDLAFSMVGAGNPHAVEEMTNRARRRQEENREREQRRLAQLIQRGISPDRLPAPRVNLLSVAQVERGHLDERLGLFVIIVLGEALAQVVAANTELDWTRAVIVSSLAGFLILVQLWQLTSLYGFTPAPRRTASLEPWQALPAHLGVTASIVAIAAGFGGLIPAAGEHLHTKDRWFVFGGLALYVITSVVAALFGRAPLKWYLGWALPSLLVLAAVAVFGHPLPAWSLALIAYGVLAWFAAYNKLVDTRRA from the coding sequence CTGTGGGGTTTCGCGATCGTCGTCGACCTCGCGTTCTCGATGGTCGGCGCCGGCAATCCGCACGCGGTCGAGGAGATGACGAACCGGGCGCGGCGGCGCCAGGAGGAGAACCGGGAGCGCGAGCAGCGCCGGCTGGCCCAGCTGATCCAGCGCGGCATCTCGCCGGACCGGCTGCCGGCGCCGCGGGTCAACCTGCTCTCGGTCGCCCAGGTCGAACGCGGTCACCTCGACGAACGGCTCGGCCTGTTCGTCATCATCGTGCTCGGCGAGGCACTCGCCCAGGTGGTCGCCGCGAACACCGAGCTGGACTGGACCCGGGCGGTGATCGTGTCGTCACTGGCCGGCTTCCTGATCCTGGTGCAGCTGTGGCAGCTCACCAGCTTGTACGGGTTCACGCCGGCTCCTCGCCGTACGGCGTCGCTCGAACCGTGGCAGGCGCTGCCCGCGCACCTCGGCGTGACCGCGTCGATCGTCGCGATCGCGGCCGGCTTCGGCGGACTGATCCCGGCCGCCGGCGAGCACCTGCACACCAAGGACCGCTGGTTCGTCTTCGGCGGGCTCGCGCTGTACGTGATCACCAGCGTGGTCGCGGCGCTGTTCGGCCGGGCGCCGCTCAAGTGGTACCTCGGGTGGGCGCTGCCGAGCCTGCTCGTCCTCGCCGCGGTCGCGGTCTTCGGGCACCCGCTGCCGGCCTGGTCGCTGGCGCTGATCGCGTACGGCGTGCTGGCGTGGTTCGCGGCGTACAACAAGCTGGTCGACACGCGGAGGGCGTGA
- a CDS encoding TIGR03620 family F420-dependent LLM class oxidoreductase, whose product MAVDLGRFGVWHQAEKWGPELATGLEQLGYGALWLGASPGADLRDAEVLLTSTDAVTVGTSIVNMWKDDPAPVAASYHRLEEEHPGRFVLGVGIGHPERTGEYKTPYETIVDYLDALDEAKVPTDRRALAALGPRVLRLSAARTAGALPYLTTPEHTRQARETLGAGVLLAPEHKVVLETDPEIARTIAREYLAGYLQLTNYRSNLKRLGYADHDFENGGSDHLVDALVLHGTAVEIAEGLTAHLDAGADQVVIQQLGKEGPDLLPGYEALATVLI is encoded by the coding sequence GTGGCGGTCGATCTGGGACGGTTCGGGGTCTGGCACCAGGCGGAGAAATGGGGACCCGAACTCGCCACCGGTCTGGAGCAGCTCGGGTACGGCGCGCTCTGGCTCGGCGCCTCCCCCGGCGCCGACCTGCGGGACGCGGAGGTGCTGCTCACCTCGACCGACGCGGTCACGGTCGGCACCAGCATCGTGAACATGTGGAAGGACGACCCGGCGCCCGTCGCCGCGTCGTACCACCGGCTGGAGGAGGAGCACCCGGGCCGGTTCGTCCTCGGCGTGGGGATCGGGCATCCCGAGCGCACCGGCGAGTACAAGACGCCGTACGAGACGATCGTCGACTACCTGGACGCGCTCGACGAGGCCAAGGTCCCGACCGACCGGCGCGCTCTCGCGGCGCTCGGACCGCGGGTGCTGAGGCTGTCCGCCGCGCGCACGGCCGGCGCCCTTCCGTACCTGACGACGCCCGAGCACACGCGCCAGGCGCGCGAGACGCTCGGCGCCGGCGTACTGCTGGCGCCCGAGCACAAGGTCGTGCTGGAGACCGATCCCGAGATCGCGCGGACGATCGCGCGGGAGTACCTGGCCGGGTATCTCCAGCTCACCAACTACCGGAGCAACCTCAAGCGCCTCGGGTACGCCGACCACGACTTCGAGAACGGCGGCAGCGACCACCTGGTCGACGCGCTCGTACTGCACGGGACGGCGGTCGAGATCGCCGAGGGCCTCACCGCCCACCTCGACGCCGGCGCCGACCAGGTCGTCATCCAGCAGCTCGGCAAGGAGGGCCCGGATCTGCTGCCGGGCTACGAGGCGCTGGCCACTGTTCTGATCTAA